In one Choloepus didactylus isolate mChoDid1 chromosome 1, mChoDid1.pri, whole genome shotgun sequence genomic region, the following are encoded:
- the LOC119532487 gene encoding multiple coagulation factor deficiency protein 2 homolog, with translation MTMRSLWLFRTPFLYNLLWAFCTPGARAQEPGASFSHPGSAGLDKNTVHDQKHIMEHLEDVINKPEAEMSPQELQLHYFKMHDYDSSNLLDGLELSTAITHAHKEGSDQTLPKKEDLINLTDGVLRDDDNNDRYIDYAEFAKSLQ, from the coding sequence ATGACCATGAGATCTCTGTGGCTGTTCAGAACCCCTTTCCTGTATAACCTGCTCTGGGCCTTTTGCACCCCAGGTGCCAGGGCTCAGGAGCCTGGGGCCAGCTTCTCACATCCTGGCAGCGCGGGCCTGGATAAGAACACAGTGCACGACCAAAAGCATATCATGGAGCATCTGGAAGATGTCATCAACAAACCAGAGGCGGAGATGTCTCCCCAAGAACTGCAGCTCCATTATTTCAAAATGCACGATTATGATAGCAGTAATTTACTTGATGGCTTAGAACTCTCCACAGCCATCACTCATGCCCATAAGGAAGGGAGTGACCAGACACTACCAAAGAAAGAAGATCTGATTAACTTAACAGACGGTGTTTTGAGAGATGATGATAACAACGATAGATACATTGACTATGCTGAATTTGCAAAATCACTGCAGTAG